The sequence CAGGAAGATCGACCATCCCAGCGGCCCGTCGCCGAACCAAAAGAGGCGATGGATGACGACGATCGCAAACGGCGACATCAGGTAGACCGAGTAGCTGATCACGCCGACGAACGCCATCGGGCGCCAGGCCATTCGCTCGCCGAACACGGCAAAGCCGATGAAGACCAGCGCCGCGCAGATATAGGCCGATCCGATCGAATAGCTGTAGAAGAAATTCTCGTGATACTCGCCGCCGAACCGGCGGTCGGACAGGGTGGCGGCGAAGATAGCATACAGAACCGTGCAGACGGCCACATGGGTCCATCGCAGCTTGCCACCAATGACGGTGTCGCGGATGATCTTGCCCAGGAACATCGCCGACAGGTTCAACCCCACCTCCATCACCGAGGAGACTGCCCTGCTCTCAACGAAGAGTGCAGCTGTGGTTCCGACCAGCGCGGCGGCAACGACGATGGTCACCGCCGTGAAGCGCTGGTTCAAGAGTCCCATCGCAAAGAGAATGGTGCATCCGACATAGAACAAGAGCTCGATCGCCAGGGTCCAGTAGAACACCCAGAGGTTCGGAACGTT comes from Bradyrhizobium sp. CCGE-LA001 and encodes:
- a CDS encoding acyltransferase family protein yields the protein MHKRLAFIDTLRGIAVLAVLVQHVFEVILEKHPTGVFYGPLHDIFGYYMNFGRFGVVLFFFVSGFVIPFSFPDSATPVRDFTISRFFRLYPAYWTSMVVGLVLMQLLDSKSYPLGQIAANVTMLQTFVNVPNLWVFYWTLAIELLFYVGCTILFAMGLLNQRFTAVTIVVAAALVGTTAALFVESRAVSSVMEVGLNLSAMFLGKIIRDTVIGGKLRWTHVAVCTVLYAIFAATLSDRRFGGEYHENFFYSYSIGSAYICAALVFIGFAVFGERMAWRPMAFVGVISYSVYLMSPFAIVVIHRLFWFGDGPLGWSIFLAVILALSILVSWMTFAFIEKPSISFGQRFRSARRRPVVLEPALSTQGAAE